TTGAATATGATATATAATGAAAGTATATAATATTGATATTATGAGAGGATGAATGTTTTGAAGTTAAAAAAACTTAGCACGATTTTGGTATTGTCATTAGCACTTACCACATTGACATCTTGTGCATCAAGCAAAAATATAGTTGCAAAAGTTGATGGGCAGAATATAACTGTAAAAGAATATCAGGATTCTTTTAATCAGGTAAAAGATCAGATAAAGAGCAATCCTCAATATAATAAAGATGTCTGGAATCAAGATTACAATGGGAAAAAATTCATTGACGCAGTAAAAGAATCTGTTTTGGATAACCTAATAATGGAGAAAGTATTACTTAAAGAGGCACAAAAAGAGAAGTTAACTGTTACAGATAAAGAAATTAATAATGAATATAACAGTGAAAAAACATCAAATAAAAATGTAACAAAAGATATGGCTAAGAACAATTTGCTAATAAATAAGCTTGTTAGTGATTGGACAAAAAATGTAAAAGTTTCTGATAGCGATGCTGAGAAATATTATAATGATAATAAAAGCCAATTTGAAGTTGTTAAAGCAAGTCACATATTAGTGGCGGATGAAAAGACAGCTAATGAAGTTTATGACAAATTACAAAAAGGCGCTAATTTTGCGGATCTCGCCAAACAGTATTCTACAGATACTGGAACAAAGGACAAAGGTGGTGACTTAGGAGAGTTTCCAAGAGGTACTATGGTGTCAGAATTTGACCAAGCTGTTTTTGCATTAAAAGCTGGTGAGATATCAAAACCTGTCAAAACACAGTTTGGGTATCATATAATAAAATCAGAAGGAACATCGATAAAACCATTTAATGACGTAAAAAATAGTATAATATCGTATCTTGAAAACAATAAGAAGAAAGAAGTTTTTGATAATAAGTACAACGAGCTTAAGAAGGTTGCAAAGATTGAAAAATTTCCACAAAATATAAAGGTTACCGTAGACTAAAAAAGACACCATAAAGTGTCTTTTTTTTATGTATAAAATTATGGTAATACATAAATACTAATCATTGAACTTAAAATTTCATGGAATGGAGGTACATATATTGAAAGCAACAGGAATAGTTAGAAGAATAGATGACCTCGGTAGGGTCGTTATTCCAAAAGAAATAAGAAGGACATTAAGGATAAGAGAAGGTGACCCGCTAGAGATATTTACTGACAGGGAAGGCGAGATAATCCTAAAGAAGTACTCTCCTATAAGTGAACTTGGAGATTTTGCACAGGAATATGCTGATAGTATATATCAGTCGACAAAGCAGTCTGTCTGCATTACAGATGGCGACAATGTAATTGCTGTTGCTGGAATGCCAAAAAAAGAGCTGATCGAGAAACCTATTAGTTCCGAGTTGGAGAAATACATGGAAGAGAAAAGAACAGTTGTACTTGGTGAGGGCAAAGAAAAGGGTGCTATAACAATTGCTGATGGTCAAGAATTTATGCCTGTATCACAAGTGATTGTTCCTATAATTTCAAGAGGTGATACAATAGGTTCTGTTATAATATTTACCCGTGAAAGCGGAGTAGTATTGACAGAGGTAGAGGCAAAAATAGCTGAGACAGCAGCTACTTTCTTAGGAAAGCAGATGGAAGAATAAATATATAACATATATATAAAACCCTGCATATTATAGTATATAAGATATGACTATAATGTTGTGGGGGGATATTAATGCCATTTAAGATTAATGATATTGTTGTTAGGAAATCACATGGCTTTGACATACTGTTTAAAGTTATAGATGTTATTGAAAATAGGGGCGTAAAGCATTATCTTCTACATGGTATTACCATGAGGATAGTTGCCGATGCGCCTGAAGATGACCTTATGCCAGCATCGATGTCCAGAATTAATGAATATGATGAACCATATCAAAAAAAGGCAAACTACCTTATAAAAAAAATTGCAGAGTCAAAAGACTTAAAAAGACGGGGGATGATGCGGTCAAACCGAAGTGAGCCATATGGCAAACCCGGAACGGTTCTTCATATTGATGGCGATGAAGGATATTTAAATATTTGCCTTGATGCATATAAAAAGGCGAATATTGAGGCACATGGTGAAATTGTTGATGAGGAAGATCAGCCAGATAAGGTTTTAGACCTTCTTAATAAATATAGACCTGATATACTTGTATTGACAGGACATGATGGCGTAAAAAACAGTAGGAATTATTCAGATTTAAATAATTACAGAAATTCGAAGTATTTTATTGATGCTGTAAAAAATGCCAGAAAATATGAACCTTCACTAGATGATTTGGTTGTTTTTGCGGGCGCCTGTCAATCAAATTATGAAGCGATAATTGCCGCAGGTGCTAACTATGCAAGTTCACCTGAGCGAGTTTTGATACATTGCCTTGATCCAGTTTTGGTATGTGAGAAAGTTGCATACTCCCATATTAATGAAATAGTCAAAATAGAAGACCTCATTGAAAATACTATAACTGGATCTCCTGGGATTGGTGGTCTTCAAACAATGGGTAAATTTAGATATGGAGCGCCGAAAGCAAAATACTAAAAGCGAGTCTTTAAAGGCTCGCCATTTGTTTTTTTCGTAATAATACTTAAAAATCTTACTATGACAAAGTAATTTGCATTTTTACTTGGCAAATATCTTATTGACAAATAACTTTTTCACTGGTATAATATTTTATTTATTTGACAATGAATGAAAAATGTGTTATAATATTTTCAGAATGCTTTAAGGAGTGATGAAGTTGGCCGATAGATTAGCCCTACATGAGATTAAGAAGAAGCTGGATGACCATGTTGGAGCGAGAGTCCGGCTAAAAACCAATGGTGGTAGAAAAAAGACAATAATCCGTGAAGGATTTTTAGAGAAGACATATCCGAGTATTTTTATTATAGTTATAGATGGACAGGGAGCAACCCGCAGGGTCTCTTATAGTTATTCAGACATTTTAACAGATACAGTTGAACTTACTTTGATGAAAGATGAAAAAGAAATACAGTGCATGTGACAAAAGACCGATTATTTATCGGCCTTTTGTTTTTTTAGCATATTTTAACCCTTCCCATTATATTATTATATTAGATATTCATGTCATTAAAAAAGTGGATTTTTAATTCAGTAGAATATCATGAATTTCTAATATAAAGGAGGTTAAAATATGGCTCAAGGTATTTTAACAAATACGATAAGTTATGACAGATTTTTAGGCGGAGAAGACAGCCAGGCGCTTGTTGAAAATGACATTATAGTGCCTGAGGATATGCCTGATGTATTAAATATAACTGCAGTTGATGCCAAAGTCATAGTAAATGGAATAACATCAAGTGATGGGAAAGCCCAGGTTGACGGAGAGTTAAGGCTTAATATCTTATATGCGGCAGATAAAGAAAAAAAGCTTGCGAAAATTGATAAATCTATTGATTTTACACATTTTCTCGAAATTGAAGGGGCAAATCCTAAGTGTATGGCATTTGTTAATGCGAGAGTGGAACATGTTGACTTTTCCTTGATTAATAGCAGAAAAATGAACGTCAAAATAATTTTAAATGTGTCTGGAAGAGCATTTGAAAGAGACAAAAAGGATGTAGTTGTTGGCATTCAAGACAATAATGACATAGAATATCTGAGAAAATCAGTGAAATTTGTAAAGACCGTTGGACAAAATAGTGCTGAGACATTTTTGAAAGAACAGGTGAAAATACCTGATGGAGCACCAAAAATTTCTAAGATATTAAAAACTGATATATTAATTAAACCAGAAGAACCGAAGATTACAGATAATCGCGTTGTTATTCAAGGGAGTGTTCATGCGCATATAGTCTATGAAGGTGAACCAAAAAATGATTTTGGATATGAAGAATGCGATTTGAATTATGCAAATTTCATAGAGATACCGGATGCACTGAGTTATATGAATGCAAAAACATATGAAGAAATAACAGAGCAAAACATAACAATTTCACCTGATGAGAACGGAGAGAATAGGGTTATTGATGTTGAGCTTGTACTTAAAACCGAAGCGGCTGTTACAGAACATGATGAGACTGAAATCCCTGTTGACATATATGGTATATCCAGAAACATAGAACCTGTAAAAGAGGAGATTGAAGCTGTAGACAGTTTAGATAGATATAAATCACAAGCGATATTTAAAGAAAGTGTCGAATTCAAAAATAACGTAAAAAAAATCGTGGACGTTATAGCATATCCGGTTTTGACAGATTACAGTCTAAGTGACGGCAAAGTGCTTTTAGAGGGAATAATCGATTATAATATACTTTATGTAAGTGATGACGATAATGTTATGTCAACAAAAGGTGAATTGCCATTTAAGACTTTTGTAGATGTGACCATAAATAGTGGCGAGCTTTATGTTGATGTAAAAATTACTCATATATCATATGACATTATGGCTATGAAAGAAGCAGAGATTAAATTTGTTGTTGATACAATGGTAGATGTATTTAATGTCGCCAAATTTAATGTAATGATAGATGTAAAGGAAAGCGATGATACAAGGTCTGAGGGAAATAAGCACAGCATAACAATTTATATGGTACAAAAAGATGATGATCTATGGGATATTGCAAAAAGGTATAGGACCTCAAAAGAAGATATTATAAATGTTAATGAACTGAAGGATGAACGAGTGCTGGCAGGTACAAAACTTATAATACCAAATAAAGTTTAAAATGCGCACATAGATGCGCATTTTTTTAATCTATTTTATTTCACTTAAGAAAGTAAAGTATACCATTTTTTTCTTTTTACAAAATGAAAACAAAAAGTTTCTTAAAATTTGTTCCCGGAGGGATTATCTTAATAAACTTTTTAATTGTAGAAGGATTTTCGTGTATAATGTATAATATATAATATAGTGTGAATTTTTTTTGGATGTGAAAAAATTATGGAAAGACTAAAGGCAAAGTCATTTGCAAAGATTAATCTTGCACTTGATGTAAAAGGCAAAAGAGATGATGGATATCATTATGTTGACATGGTTTTACAATCGATAGATTTATGTGATATTCTTGAATTTGAATTGAATGATGAACTTATATTGTTATGTAATAACAAAGAAGTACCATTGGATGAAAACAATTTAATAATTAAAGCTGCAAAATTATTAAAAAAAGAATATGGCGGATGTGGAGCATTGATAAAGCTTACTAAAAATATTCCTATCGCCGCAGGACTTGCAGGTGGAAGCTCTAACGCAGCTGCTACTTTGATAGCACTAAATAAGCTTTGGAATCTTAAAATAGATGTGGATATTCTTAAAAAATTAGCTTTGCTATTAGGAGCTGATGTTCCTTTTTGCATAGATGGTGGAACTAAGGTAGCTGGTGGTATTGGTGATATACTTATGAACATAAAGACGCCATATTTAAAAATACTTCTTGTAAAACCTTCTATATCTGTGCCAACAAAAGATGTATATAGATTGTATGATAAACTTGAATTTATAGGTAACAATTATACAATGAAGATGGTTGATGCAATTAATAGTCATAATATAATAAATATAGCTAATAGGTTAGGTAATGACTTGGAGCGTGTTACAACAAATATGCATCCGATAATTAGAGATATAAAAAAATCGATGATTAAAAGGGGTGCCATTGGCTCTCTTATGAGTGGAAGTGGACCTACAGTATTTGGCATTTTTGATGACGATTTAGCATTGGAAAGGGCATTTAATGCATTTATTAAAGAGGGTTTTTTTACATATATAGCTAATACTATTGATAAGGGGATAGAGTTGTATGAATAATTATCTGCCATTAGAAAATTACAAGCCGCTACGGGACATAGTCTTTGATTATATGAAAAATGCCATAATAACAGGAGAGTTTAAACCAGGTGAAAGGCTTATGGAGGTACAGCTTGCAGAAAAACTTGGAGTAAGCAGGACACCCGTTAGAGAGGCTATAAGAAAACTGGAGCTAGATGGCCTTGTTGTTATGGTGCCGAGAAAAGGCGCATATGTATCAGACTTAAGCACGAAGGACCTTTTAAATGTTTTTGAAATTAGAAAGTCTCTTGAAGGGCTCGCAGCGTCATTAGCTGCAGACAGGATTACTGACGATGAACTTAAGTCATTAAAGGAAATCCTTGCTAAATTTTGTGAAGGCGTTGAAGAAAACAATGCAGATAAAATGGTGAAGTATGATCAGGAGTTTCACGATTGTATTTTTAATGCATCAAGAAATGAAAAATTGGTACAAATAATGAACAATTTACAGGAACATGTTCATAGATTTAGGGTAAAATATATTAATGATTATAAAAAGTCAAAAAAGTTGTATCAGGAGCATAAAAAGATACTTGAGTCATTGGAATCCCGTAGCTCTGAGAATGCGCAAAAGTGGGCTGAAAAGCACATTCAGAACTTTCAGAGCGATTTGATTAAGGATATGAAGTATTTCAGCGATGGAGAGTGAATTATACTATGAATGCTATAATATTAGCCGGAAGTACCGGTGAAGAGAAACTTCCTGATAAGGCACTAATAAAAATTAAAGGAAAATATATGATAACATATGTGATAGATGCATTAAGGCAATCAGGAAAAATAGACAAAATCGCAGTTGTCGGAGATAGGAATAAGCTTAATCACCTTGATGATATAGATTTAATTATAGATCAAGGTTCATCTATAGTAGAAAATGTAATAAAAGGTATTGAGCCATTTAAAAACGATAAAAGAGTATTAATATTGACTTGTGATATACCGATGCTGACAAAAGATGCTGTTATAGATTTTATAGAACAATCTGAATCAAAAGATGCGGACCTATGTTATCCCATCGTAAAAAGAGAGGATAATGAAAGGAAGTTTCCCGGTGCCAAAAGGACTTACGCGAGAATAAGAGAAGGCACATTTACAGGGGGAAACATCTTCTATATAAATCCCGCTATTATCGATTCATGCATAAATGCGGCAAATCAATTTATTTCATACAGAAAAAAGCCATGGAAGTTAGGACGGCTTTTGGGATTAAAGATATTGATACTTTTCGCATTTGGAAGAGTAACAATAGATCAATTAGAGGGTAAGGTTTCGGAGCTTTTTAATATTAAGGCAAAAGCTATTATATCGAGGTATCCCGAGATAGGAAATGACATTGACAAGGATGAGGATGTTGAGATGGCAAATAAATTTATAGCTTAATAAATAGGCGTTAAGCCTATTTTTTTTGTATATAATTTTATATTCTGCAGATAATTAAAAAAGGTGATATTAATGAATTTTATTATTTTAATTAAGCAGGTATTTAAAACATATTTATTTGTAACATTGTTAATTGTTGGAGTTTATGAATCAATATTTGAACCGAATTTTTTAGACAGAAAAGGACTTCAACAGGATTCAAAGATATGTAGAATTATCGGCATTGCATATCTTATAATCGATGCATTAGCATATATTTTCTATAGAATATCTCCTGTTTGATTTTACAATTGTGTTTTATTGGATTTAAATTTTAATAATACTATGCATATTTATGATTCTGAGTTATTTTTGACATAATTTGAAAGGAGTGCTCATTAGTTTGGGACTATTTAATAGATTATTTAATAATAAAGGAAATAAAAATAAAAAGGGTAGTTATGAAAGCACAAATTCAGAAAGTGCTAAAGCTAAGAAGAACATTGATGAAAATATAAAATACATAAAGGATATGCTTAAAGACTGTGATGACGTAATTTACAGAGACATCTGGGTTGGTGACGAATTTCAGTATAAATTGGGGCTTGTTTTTGTCGATGGTCTTGTAGACAAAAGTCTTATTAACGATCATGTTATGCATTCGTTGCTGCTTGGTGCAAGACAAGCAAATCCATCAGTTGAAGAAATAAAAAAGAATATATATGAAGTAATAAAAAAAGCCACGATAACTGGCGGTGATATAAAAGAAATAGATGACCTTGATAAATGTATAACATCTGTGCTATCAGGTGATACGGCTCTCTTTTTTGATGGATATTCCAAGATAGTTATTATATCAAGCAAAGGTTGGCAGATGCGGTCTGTTGCACCACCTGAGACAGAAATGGTTGTTAGAGGCTCTAGAGAAGGTTTTACAGAAACAATAAGGGTTAATACTGCACTTGTCAGGAGGTGGATAAGAGACCCTAAGTTTAAAATAAAACAGATGCAGATAGGTAAAAGGTCAAAAACAGATATAGCTATTTTATACATAGATGACATTGTAAATAAGGACCTTTTAAATGTGATAAAAAAGAGGCTTGAAAATATAGACATTGATGGAGTTTTAGAGAGTGGTTATATAGAGCAGTTAATAGAAGAGGATTGGCATTCGCCATTTCCACAGATGCTTAATACAGAAAGGCCTGATAAAGTTGCAGCATCGGTTTTGGAAGGAAGGATAGCCATTCTCGTAGACAATTCTCCCTTTGCACTTATCATTCCTACAACATTGGCTACACTTTTCCAATCACCAGAAGATTATTTTGAAAGATGGATGATAGCATCACTGCTTAGAATATTAAGATTTACAGCGGCTCTTATTGCACTTACTGCACCTTCTATTTATGTTGCATTTACATCATATCATCCTGGTATGATACCAACAAAATTGGCTCTATACATAGCTGCAACGAGACAGGGAGTTCCATTTCCGGCTTTTATGGAGGCCCTTATTATGGAGGCAACATTTGAATTGTTAAGAGAAGCTGGCATAAGGCTTCCTGTTCCGATAGGACAGACTATCGGCATAGTTGGCGGCCTAATCATAGGCCAAGCGGCAGTAATGGCAGGTATTGTAAGCCCTCTTATGGTTATAGTTGTTGCTGTAACAGCGGTAGCATCATTTTCGATACCGAGTTATAGTGCTGCAATAGCATTTAGAATGCTAAGATTTATTTTCATGATATTAGCAGCAATTTTAGGTCTATATGGTATAATGCTGGGATTTATACTTATGTTGACACATCTTGTGGTATTAAAGAGTTTTGGAGAACCATACCTATCACCATTTGTAGAAGTAAACATAAGCGATTTTGCTGATACATTAATTAGGGCTCCTTTGATGGTATTCAAAAAAAGACCAGCAAGTTTAGAGACACAAGACAAAAAGAAGCTTAAGGATATGAGAGAAGAAAAGATCGAAAGCGTTGAAGAAGACAGGAGAGACAACAATGATAAAAAACAATGATAAAATATCAGAAAATCAAACAACTATACTTATTTTTACGACTATACTCGGTGCTGGTATCTTAAGTTTGCCATCTGATGTCGCAAAAGAAGCAGGTCCTGATAGTCTTATTGTTGTTTTACTTGGTGGGATTCTAGCATTAGTATTTGCGAGAATAATCGGACATATAGCATCAAAATTTCCAACTGAGACTTTTGTAGAATACTCTGCAAAGATACTTACAAAACCATTTTCCATCATCTTAAACATAGGGCTAATCGCATATTTTCTGATATTCTGCAGCTTGAATCTCAGAATTTTTGCAGAGGTATCAAAATCATATCTTTTAAATAACACACCAATTGAAATAATAATGATAACCCTTTTATTTACATCAGGATATATAGTAAGATATGGAATTGAGCCTATAGCAAGGATGTCAGAAATTCTCTTTCCAGTTATGGTTGTACCACTGTTGATAATATTTCTTCCGGCGATAGTAGATTTGGACTTAAGCAATTTTTTGCCGATATTGAGAACATCTCCACTTAAATTGCTTAGAGGAATCTTGTCAACAACATATAGTTATTCAGGGTTTGAAATCTTGTATGTCATTTTCCCTTACATAATGAAAGGCGAAAAATTAAAAAGATGTATAAATGTATCGCTTTTTTCAATAATATTTTTTTATATTTACATTACATTCTATACGATAGGTATATTTGGTTACAAAGAGACAAGAGTACAATTGTGGCCATTGCTGACAGTAATTAAGTCAATTAATTTTCCAGGCTTCTTTATTGAGAACCTTGAAAGTCTAATAATGGGTATATGGACATTTGCCGTTTTTACATCGATATCATCTTTTCATTATACTGCTGCATTGAGCCTTTCAAAGCTAATTAAAGCACGGGAACATACTTATTTAGTAGTGCCATTGATACCAATTATCTATTTAATGTCACTTATACCAGATTCAATCGTCAAAGTATATAGATATGCCACATATGCTGCTGAATTTCTGACATTGTTTTTTATTATACTGCTGCCGATTTTGATGTTTTTAATACTTAAAATAAAAGGCATAGGGGTGAAAGACGATGAAAAAAATTAAGATTATATTTTTGTTAATATTGATAATTTCAATACTTACTGGGTGTTGGGATAAAGTTGAGATAGAAGATAGAGCTTTTGCAATGGCTATAGGGATAGATTCGACGAATAAATCAAAAAATTATCTTGTAACATTTCAATTTCCAAATGTCAAGCAGGCAACAAGTGGTGCTGGAGGCGGAGGTGGCGGTGGAGGCAAACCAAACTTCTCAATTTCCGAAATTGGTGATACAGTATTTTCTGCATCCCGCCATATCAGTACGAGGCTTAATAAACGTTTGTTTCTCGGACACACGAAAGCGATTATATTGGGTAAAGATGTTGTAAGTGATAAGAACAAATTTTTAGAGATACTTGACACCCTTGATAGAAGTTATGAACTAAGCCGAAAGCTTCACATTTTGGTAACTTCTGGGAAAGCACAAGATATATTATTGAAGAATTATAAATTTGATCCTGATGTAGGTGTTTATATAGACAATATCTTCAAGCAATACAATAGGACATCTATATTTCCCAATATCGACTACAATAAAGTTACAAAGTCATTACATGATACGAACGGCAATGCTGTAATTCCTAAAATAACATCAGGAAAAGATGAATTAAAAATAGCGGGTTCCGCAATTATAAAAGATTATAAGCTTGCTGGCTGGCTTTCTGATGAAGAGAATATGGGTTATATGTGGCTTATGAATCTTGTAAAAGGTGGTGATGTAGCTTTTGAAATGCCAACAGATGGCGGAACTGTTAAAGTTCCCTTCAATATAACAAATACAATTATGAGAAGACAAGTTGCTGAGGAAAACGGGAAAATCGTATATAAGATTAAATTTGATGTCGAAGGTGATGTTACCGAATACAGTTTTCTAAAACATGGTGTGATGTTT
This portion of the Thermoanaerobacterium sp. RBIITD genome encodes:
- a CDS encoding CLC_0170 family protein gives rise to the protein MNFIILIKQVFKTYLFVTLLIVGVYESIFEPNFLDRKGLQQDSKICRIIGIAYLIIDALAYIFYRISPV
- the spoVT gene encoding stage V sporulation protein T, which gives rise to MKATGIVRRIDDLGRVVIPKEIRRTLRIREGDPLEIFTDREGEIILKKYSPISELGDFAQEYADSIYQSTKQSVCITDGDNVIAVAGMPKKELIEKPISSELEKYMEEKRTVVLGEGKEKGAITIADGQEFMPVSQVIVPIISRGDTIGSVIIFTRESGVVLTEVEAKIAETAATFLGKQMEE
- a CDS encoding endospore germination permease; amino-acid sequence: MIKNNDKISENQTTILIFTTILGAGILSLPSDVAKEAGPDSLIVVLLGGILALVFARIIGHIASKFPTETFVEYSAKILTKPFSIILNIGLIAYFLIFCSLNLRIFAEVSKSYLLNNTPIEIIMITLLFTSGYIVRYGIEPIARMSEILFPVMVVPLLIIFLPAIVDLDLSNFLPILRTSPLKLLRGILSTTYSYSGFEILYVIFPYIMKGEKLKRCINVSLFSIIFFYIYITFYTIGIFGYKETRVQLWPLLTVIKSINFPGFFIENLESLIMGIWTFAVFTSISSFHYTAALSLSKLIKAREHTYLVVPLIPIIYLMSLIPDSIVKVYRYATYAAEFLTLFFIILLPILMFLILKIKGIGVKDDEKN
- a CDS encoding GntR family transcriptional regulator — encoded protein: MNNYLPLENYKPLRDIVFDYMKNAIITGEFKPGERLMEVQLAEKLGVSRTPVREAIRKLELDGLVVMVPRKGAYVSDLSTKDLLNVFEIRKSLEGLAASLAADRITDDELKSLKEILAKFCEGVEENNADKMVKYDQEFHDCIFNASRNEKLVQIMNNLQEHVHRFRVKYINDYKKSKKLYQEHKKILESLESRSSENAQKWAEKHIQNFQSDLIKDMKYFSDGE
- a CDS encoding Ger(x)C family spore germination protein, which encodes MKKIKIIFLLILIISILTGCWDKVEIEDRAFAMAIGIDSTNKSKNYLVTFQFPNVKQATSGAGGGGGGGGKPNFSISEIGDTVFSASRHISTRLNKRLFLGHTKAIILGKDVVSDKNKFLEILDTLDRSYELSRKLHILVTSGKAQDILLKNYKFDPDVGVYIDNIFKQYNRTSIFPNIDYNKVTKSLHDTNGNAVIPKITSGKDELKIAGSAIIKDYKLAGWLSDEENMGYMWLMNLVKGGDVAFEMPTDGGTVKVPFNITNTIMRRQVAEENGKIVYKIKFDVEGDVTEYSFLKHGVMFNTNILKTMENKANNTIEGMINKALSRFQKDLKVDMIGVGDYIEKYNPGLWEKIGPTWKDKFPEVEVRATVSTHIRRIGLYK
- a CDS encoding spore germination protein; amino-acid sequence: MDENIKYIKDMLKDCDDVIYRDIWVGDEFQYKLGLVFVDGLVDKSLINDHVMHSLLLGARQANPSVEEIKKNIYEVIKKATITGGDIKEIDDLDKCITSVLSGDTALFFDGYSKIVIISSKGWQMRSVAPPETEMVVRGSREGFTETIRVNTALVRRWIRDPKFKIKQMQIGKRSKTDIAILYIDDIVNKDLLNVIKKRLENIDIDGVLESGYIEQLIEEDWHSPFPQMLNTERPDKVAASVLEGRIAILVDNSPFALIIPTTLATLFQSPEDYFERWMIASLLRILRFTAALIALTAPSIYVAFTSYHPGMIPTKLALYIAATRQGVPFPAFMEALIMEATFELLREAGIRLPVPIGQTIGIVGGLIIGQAAVMAGIVSPLMVIVVAVTAVASFSIPSYSAAIAFRMLRFIFMILAAILGLYGIMLGFILMLTHLVVLKSFGEPYLSPFVEVNISDFADTLIRAPLMVFKKRPASLETQDKKKLKDMREEKIESVEEDRRDNNDKKQ
- the ispE gene encoding 4-(cytidine 5'-diphospho)-2-C-methyl-D-erythritol kinase; this encodes MERLKAKSFAKINLALDVKGKRDDGYHYVDMVLQSIDLCDILEFELNDELILLCNNKEVPLDENNLIIKAAKLLKKEYGGCGALIKLTKNIPIAAGLAGGSSNAAATLIALNKLWNLKIDVDILKKLALLLGADVPFCIDGGTKVAGGIGDILMNIKTPYLKILLVKPSISVPTKDVYRLYDKLEFIGNNYTMKMVDAINSHNIINIANRLGNDLERVTTNMHPIIRDIKKSMIKRGAIGSLMSGSGPTVFGIFDDDLALERAFNAFIKEGFFTYIANTIDKGIELYE
- a CDS encoding nucleotidyltransferase family protein, whose product is MNAIILAGSTGEEKLPDKALIKIKGKYMITYVIDALRQSGKIDKIAVVGDRNKLNHLDDIDLIIDQGSSIVENVIKGIEPFKNDKRVLILTCDIPMLTKDAVIDFIEQSESKDADLCYPIVKREDNERKFPGAKRTYARIREGTFTGGNIFYINPAIIDSCINAANQFISYRKKPWKLGRLLGLKILILFAFGRVTIDQLEGKVSELFNIKAKAIISRYPEIGNDIDKDEDVEMANKFIA
- a CDS encoding peptidylprolyl isomerase gives rise to the protein MKLKKLSTILVLSLALTTLTSCASSKNIVAKVDGQNITVKEYQDSFNQVKDQIKSNPQYNKDVWNQDYNGKKFIDAVKESVLDNLIMEKVLLKEAQKEKLTVTDKEINNEYNSEKTSNKNVTKDMAKNNLLINKLVSDWTKNVKVSDSDAEKYYNDNKSQFEVVKASHILVADEKTANEVYDKLQKGANFADLAKQYSTDTGTKDKGGDLGEFPRGTMVSEFDQAVFALKAGEISKPVKTQFGYHIIKSEGTSIKPFNDVKNSIISYLENNKKKEVFDNKYNELKKVAKIEKFPQNIKVTVD
- a CDS encoding SPOCS domain-containing protein, with the protein product MAQGILTNTISYDRFLGGEDSQALVENDIIVPEDMPDVLNITAVDAKVIVNGITSSDGKAQVDGELRLNILYAADKEKKLAKIDKSIDFTHFLEIEGANPKCMAFVNARVEHVDFSLINSRKMNVKIILNVSGRAFERDKKDVVVGIQDNNDIEYLRKSVKFVKTVGQNSAETFLKEQVKIPDGAPKISKILKTDILIKPEEPKITDNRVVIQGSVHAHIVYEGEPKNDFGYEECDLNYANFIEIPDALSYMNAKTYEEITEQNITISPDENGENRVIDVELVLKTEAAVTEHDETEIPVDIYGISRNIEPVKEEIEAVDSLDRYKSQAIFKESVEFKNNVKKIVDVIAYPVLTDYSLSDGKVLLEGIIDYNILYVSDDDNVMSTKGELPFKTFVDVTINSGELYVDVKITHISYDIMAMKEAEIKFVVDTMVDVFNVAKFNVMIDVKESDDTRSEGNKHSITIYMVQKDDDLWDIAKRYRTSKEDIINVNELKDERVLAGTKLIIPNKV
- the yabG gene encoding sporulation peptidase YabG, with the protein product MPFKINDIVVRKSHGFDILFKVIDVIENRGVKHYLLHGITMRIVADAPEDDLMPASMSRINEYDEPYQKKANYLIKKIAESKDLKRRGMMRSNRSEPYGKPGTVLHIDGDEGYLNICLDAYKKANIEAHGEIVDEEDQPDKVLDLLNKYRPDILVLTGHDGVKNSRNYSDLNNYRNSKYFIDAVKNARKYEPSLDDLVVFAGACQSNYEAIIAAGANYASSPERVLIHCLDPVLVCEKVAYSHINEIVKIEDLIENTITGSPGIGGLQTMGKFRYGAPKAKY
- a CDS encoding Veg family protein, producing MKLADRLALHEIKKKLDDHVGARVRLKTNGGRKKTIIREGFLEKTYPSIFIIVIDGQGATRRVSYSYSDILTDTVELTLMKDEKEIQCM